From the genome of Streptomyces sp. JH34:
GGCCGACGGGGTGATCGAGACGCGGGGCCGCAACGGGACGTTCGTCGCCGCGGCGGGTGACGCGGCGGCCCGCCACGCGGCGACGGCGGCGCAGGAGTACGCCGAACAGGCCCGCCGCCTCGGCCTGTCGGAAGCCGACGCGCTGGCGCAGGTGCAGGACGCGGTACGCGCCGCCTACGCACGCTGAGGGCCGGGCCGGCAC
Proteins encoded in this window:
- a CDS encoding GntR family transcriptional regulator; its protein translation is MTLKIAVDPDSASAPYEQLRAQLSEQARSGALPVGYRLPTVRGLAGELGLAANTVAKAYRALEADGVIETRGRNGTFVAAAGDAAARHAATAAQEYAEQARRLGLSEADALAQVQDAVRAAYAR